Part of the Carassius auratus strain Wakin linkage group LG28B, ASM336829v1, whole genome shotgun sequence genome, GCTAAAACTGGAGATATATAACGAGGGCACCAGGTTATTGGTACTTACGGGACTGAGGCGTTTGACCGGATTGGCAGAAGTGCAACTGCAAGGATGCCAGCTGGAGAGGCTGCCATCAGCGCTTTTGGCGCTTACAGGTCTACGCAGTTTGGATCTGCAATACAACAGTCTTCGTACTCTAGAAGAGCTGTTGGGATTGCAGCATCTGCGGCGTCTGTCCTGCCTACGACTCGCACATAACCGCGTTGTGGCTCTTCCGTCCAGTGTAGGAGTGCTGCGCTCACTGGAGCTCTTGGATTTGGCGCACAATCAACTGCAAATCCTTCCTTTGGCGCTCTTTACTCTGCATAAGCTGCGACGCCTGCTTTTGGCAGGAAACCTTTTGGAAGAGTTGCCAGCTGAAATTGGAGCCTTGAAGCTTCTTGGCGAACTAGACCTGAGCGCCAACAGGCTTGAACATCTCCCCAAGGAACTGTTTGAAAGGTGCGTAGAGCTTCGCAACTTAAATGTTGCGAATAACTCTCTTGGTTCTCTGCCCACTGGTTTTGGCGGCCTGACTCAACTTTTGCGTCTGGATGTACGAGGAAACAGTCTAGAGGAACTGCCGGTCGAGCTGGGGTGTTGTTTTGGGCTTCGTGGAGGTGGTTTGCTGGTGGAAAACTGGCTGTTGCACACCCTACCTCGGCAGGTCAGGGATGTCCTACAGCAGCCCAGCTCTTGTCCTTCTTCTGAACCTCCATCACGACCTAATTCTGACTGCTTTCCTACCTTTTCAGCTGCACAATGGAGCTTCCACTCCGCACTTGAATCTCGGATATAAAACATCAGCTTCAGACTGAATTCATGAACAATATCTAACTAATATTACTAAAACCAGTCTGGAAAAGCCAATATTTTGCTAAGAAGACTTTAAATGTGATTAATATGGATACACTGATATGACTGAAAAATTAGAAACATTTCTATACTTAACCAGGTAACTGTCACTAGCCCAGTTAACCCATTGTAAACCTTTCTAATCCTCATTTTGTAAAGCAAGACTCAAACTTTCATATTTGGTGACTAcatttttttcctgcattttttcTCTCCAGAATCTCCATTTATGATGGTATGCAAACTATGCATGTATGGTTGCTTTCCACATGTCCTTTACAGTCCTAATATGGATCACACTATTTTATGGTTCtatatgttttgtaaaatatagtgtattaaaaataagttaaatgtaGTGCTgtgcattttatatttcaataaactTATATATCTTTATCTAtttcatttctatatttattttccacTTCCACAATAATGTGGTATTAAAGTCTGTGCTCCAAAACATTAAAGATTTACAATTTAGTTGGGAATAACATGATTAGGTCTTTGCTTAAAAAGTGGGATTGACAGTTAATGGTTTAACCCGACCAGCTTCTGCCTGACAGATAACGGAAATGAGAAAAAGTGTTTACTctatttgaaatatggatatttttctttttctcgaacatggattcgctacagaaggcctttattcaACATTCATCATATCTGGACGgatatgacatttaaaatcaGATATGACATTTAGTTGAATTCTGTGGACAATTAACATCTCTCcagaattattttgaattattatcatACTAAAATACTTAGAAAACTGATAAAGGTAGTCACCatcaaaacatatttacacagaaatcttttgaatattatgtatttaccatggtaatgttaGCTCTATAATGGCACTACTGAGCAAAGTGTTTTAATTATGGTATTTTACCTCCATTGTATATGATTTGAATATGTTCCTTGATGTGAAGCTACATATCAATCATAATAATACACTGAGTTAAACGTTTTAAATCAGTTATATTCAATactaaatcataataaaaataaaaaaataaaaaataaaaacgtttctGTCACTTACAAAAGTCCCGCCAAGCTCAATTGCGCCCAACGCGAGCGCGACTTCAACACCTCGAAGTGCCAGTACCAACATCCAATCACgataagtttacatttagatTGACACGTTCTTGAGCCAATGAGAACGTGTGTTAAACCAACAACCACGTGTGTTCTGCCAATGAGAGCGCGCGTTCTTCAGGAGGCTGGATTTCCGGGCGGTAGTATAAACCGCGGCCTGGTGCGTTCGATTTGAGACAACAGCTGCGTTCGTGTGATCATTTTCCTCGCGCACCGTCACTTAAAGGTAACTGTAATTTAGTCACTGTTTAGATATGGATATATTTCTTCGTAACgtgttttttaatgtatataacgTTGTGAGTTTATCCAACAGAGAAGTTTAATGTATGATCGAAGCGTTGTGTCATTGATCGCGTTAGCTGCGCGTGCTAACCGAACAGTGCGCTCGTGTGAGCGCGTTTATTTTCGGTTAAGTTAACGTTGTATGTGAcgctattgtttttgtttgttttgtttttaacgaTATCGCGTTGTCGGGGCTGGTAAACCGCATGAAATACATGCCAGTGTGGAATttccgtttgtttgttttttggcccTTTTCTCGTGTATAACAAAAGCTAGCGGCGGGTCTATTGTCCGCTGCGCTTTTAAGTTATGGCTTATAACGTTACAACTAAACTAATGTCTCTGTTGCTGATCAACACCGTATCGGGATCCCGTTTATCTGCAGCTCAGAATCTCGCACGAACGTGTTTAGACGTTCGTTACGTTGACTTGAGCACCTCTTCAGGATGCTGGTGGTTGAGGCCCAAATAAACCAGTTCCAGTTTCACTGAACGCTGTCTAGCAACACAAGTAACGTTACCGTGGTATTATCAGGTGTTTTCTGGACTGCTTTGACTTTTTGTATTTGCACGTGGCTCAAATGTAAACGCCCAcatcaaataaaaatttacaaaagtGATTGTACATGTATAGAAAGCACAATTAATGCGATTCAAGTCTAAGTTTAAGGTTTCAAATATGTTTTGggagaataaaatcaaaatgtggATTAAATGTTccgtttttattcagtaaaacacgtatatttttctaaaaattgAAACCACATTCTTATGACCTGTAcgtattgaaaaatataaaataagtaagTTTACTAAATGTCGAAAATATAGTTGCAAAGTTTAGAATTGTAAAATTGCAATAAAGTATTTGGGGTAAAACTACTTGgtcttttaatgtaataaaatgatcCTTGTAAATAATACCTGACAAGTGTATTGCACTGTGACACTTTAGTTGCTGTTTtcagtaaatcatggtaaatgtgttttttttttattattaatgcacaGAGAAAAACTATTTGAACAGGACTCTTTCTAATATATCGAACAACTATTCAAAGCCGTATTAAACTTGTTTTGATATTCAGTGGTcaggattgatttttttttctttttcttagtgACCAAACATTTGTTCACTACATTtcttaaacatttgtttttattttagactttGAGAACCTTGTAATAGTCATTTTGCATGTTCAGTGTAGAGTATTATTGCTTTTTCCTTGTACCTTTTTGTAAAATATCAAATTCTTGTACATTTGTGAATTTCaaaagtgtgtgtctgtggtaaTGCTGGTTTCTGTATTTATGCACTTAATTTCACGATTCAACGTCAAACTTAGACTTTCTAACCTTCTCCAGGCTTGGTCCACTTTCTCAGTGGTGGTCCCTCCATTGAAACCATGAACGTGCGAGTCGTCTGAATGTGTGATTTAATTGCTTTCCCACTCCTTTTGTCTCCAGAATGGCTGAGAATGATGTCGACAACGAGCTGCTGGATTATGAAGAGGACGATGAGCCTCAAGGAGCCCCAGAAAGCGCCGCTCCGGTGGGCAAGAAGGAGGTGAAGGGCTCATACGTGTCCATCCACAGCTCGGGCTTCAGGGACTTCCTGCTGAAGCCGGAGCTGCTGAGGGCCATCGTGGACTGTGGATTTGAGCATCCGTCTGAAGGTAAGAGACTCGGAGATGCTGGTCCTCAATGTAACGGTTGATTAGCATCTTAAGTgaacttcctgtgtgtgtgtgtatgtgtttagtgCAGCACGAGTGCATCCCGCAGGCCATCCTCGGCATGGATATCCTGTGTCAGGCCAAGTCTGGTATGGGAAAGACCGCCGTGTTTGTGCTCGCTACCCTACAGCAGATCGAGCCGGTCGAAGGACAGGTTAGTACATCAGTTTTAGTTTGTGATGAAACCATTACAACGGTTGTGCAGTATTAGTTAGGAATTGACCgaagattaaaataattaaatcggTTTAgaataacccttttttttttcatctactaAAAGTAACCCTCTTTTTCCTGCGTGTTCATGGTTCTCTGTTCGTTAAAGGTCAGGTTATATGAAAaggacttttttaaatattaaccttAAGTCTTATTTTAAAATTTGGTGACTCATAATTAAGACACTTATGCTGGTGGTTTAACGATCTGTGATTTATCTGTAACGTGTGAACCTTCAGCTTGTGTGAGATGAGGTTGAGTGTGTGTTCCTGTGATTCAGGTGTCGGTGCTGGTCATGTGTCACACACGCGAGCTGGCGTTTCAGATCAGTAAGGAGTACGAGCGCTTCTCCAAGTACATGCCCACGGTGAAGGTGGCCGTGTTCTTCGGTGGCATGTCCATAAAGAAGGACGAGGATGTCCTGAAGAAGAGCTGCCCTCACATCGTGGTCGGCACGCCGGGACGAATCCTCGCCCTGGTCCGAAACAAAACCCTCAACCTGAAGAACGTCAAGCACTTCGTTCTGGACGAGTGTGACAAGATGCTGGAGCAGCTGGGTGAGTGTCTGACCAAAATCAGCTGGGAGCTGTGTTGAGCGGAGTCTGTGATGATTAAAATGATGTCTCTCTGTTAGATATGAGACGTGACGTGCAGGACATCTTCAGACTGACCCCTCACGAGAAGCAGTGCATGATGTTCAGTGCCACCCTCAGCAAAGAGATTCGGCCCGTCTGCCGCAAGTTCATGCAGGACGTGAGTAACATCTGTCTGTTTATCTTAAAAAAATGGTGTGAAACATGGCAGTTTAAAAGAACATTGTTTATTGAAAAATCTTTGGGTACAGTGTGACTTATGGAAGTTATTGGACGCAGATTAAGCCATTTGGGACGATACAAAATTGAGTCTTTAAATGGTGAGGATGATTTTGTTTTCCACTCCTCTTAAAAAGGGGAAAGGGGAACGTTTGGTCAATCTAATCATGAGGTTGCGTAGAGAGGGAGGAGTTTAGTTCAGGATGTGTCTGTGGATTAGTTTAAAGCTTTACTAGCAATACTGGAGCCACACATTGCAAAGACCACTGATTTCTGTGTGCAAGGACCTTTCCATTGCTTTGTGCTGCGAGACGAAGTGGATCAACTTGTCAGACGGCATTCTGGATTTTGGCGTTTACTTATAGGGCGGCTCTGAATTGTCAAAACGCCTATAAATAAATTTTGGGTGTGGGTGtgaaaaatgcagaaaatgtggCCCCATCTTAATTTCCTATGAAAGGTTCTGAGGCTGTGTAAATGTGATTCGCACAAAGTGAGGTCGTATTTATTTGTACACTTGCGAAAATTTCAGATTCAAGTGTGCAATGACCTTTTAATCTAAAGCATATAGAAGATCCTGTCTGATGTGTGCTGCCTGCTTTCAGCCGATGGAGGTGTTTGTGGACGATGAGACCAAGCTGACTCTTCATGGTCTGCAGCAGTACTACTGCAAACTGAAGGACAGCGAGAAGAACCGCAAACTCTTTGACCTGCTCGACGTGCTGGAGTTCAACCAGGTGAGTTCAGCACTTCACACTCATTTGTGTTTCCCAAGCCACATGCAAATGAGGGACACATGCAAACCTGACCCTGTTTATAGATTTGTCACGGCATGATTTTCCAAATCCATGCATTTGTTCGTCTTTCTCTGCCACTGATTTTGCCTGTAGAATATAGTTAGTAAAAAATACTTGAGCTCATATTATGCATGCTTCATGTTCTTGAGGGTAATTCTGCTGTTGTCCTGCAGGTGGTGATATTCGTGAAGTCTGTTCAGCGTTGTGTGGCGCTTTCACAGTTACTGGTGGAGCAGAACTTCCCCGCCATCGCCATCCACAGAGGAATGGCACAggaagagaggtgtgtgtgtacttgtttaggCTTTGAATGTCCTGTTATGCAATGGTTTGTCATGATTGTTGACTAGTGAGGACATTGGGTTAAAATGAGTTGTTCATTTGTTTCTGTGAGGGTTTGTTTGGGGGTGGAATAATCTAATTATCCTTATGTTAAAACAATGCTTGCAGGTTGTCTCGGTATCAGCAGTTCAAAGACTTCCAGAGGAGGATCCTAGTGGCCACAAATCTGTTTGGGCGAGGAATGGATATCGAGAGGGTCAACATCGTCTTCAACTACGACATGCCGGAGGACTCTGACACGTATCTCCACAGGGTACGCATCCATGCAGTCTCCACGAGTGTTTCAGGTCTCTGAAGTGGCACTTCTCACACGGTCTCGTCCCGTTCTCAGGTGGCTCGTGCGGGGCGCTTCGGCACCAAGGGTTTGGCCGTCACATTTGTGTCAGACGAGACTGACGCCAAGATCCTGAACGATGTGCAGGACCGATTCGAGGTCAACGTGTCCGAGTTACCAGAGGAGATCGACATTTCCACTTACAGTGAGTCTTGGGTCTCATCTTACACCC contains:
- the LOC113067891 gene encoding ATP-dependent RNA helicase DDX39A-like; translation: MAENDVDNELLDYEEDDEPQGAPESAAPVGKKEVKGSYVSIHSSGFRDFLLKPELLRAIVDCGFEHPSEVQHECIPQAILGMDILCQAKSGMGKTAVFVLATLQQIEPVEGQVSVLVMCHTRELAFQISKEYERFSKYMPTVKVAVFFGGMSIKKDEDVLKKSCPHIVVGTPGRILALVRNKTLNLKNVKHFVLDECDKMLEQLDMRRDVQDIFRLTPHEKQCMMFSATLSKEIRPVCRKFMQDPMEVFVDDETKLTLHGLQQYYCKLKDSEKNRKLFDLLDVLEFNQVVIFVKSVQRCVALSQLLVEQNFPAIAIHRGMAQEERLSRYQQFKDFQRRILVATNLFGRGMDIERVNIVFNYDMPEDSDTYLHRVARAGRFGTKGLAVTFVSDETDAKILNDVQDRFEVNVSELPEEIDISTYIEQSR